Within the Candidatus Saccharibacteria bacterium oral taxon 488 genome, the region AGTCGCCGCCTGGAATTAGCGCATAAATTGCCATCAGCAAGTTAAAAATTGGTTGCACAATAACCACATCAAACATGTTCATGTCCTCATTATACCAGAGGTGGCGCTATTTATACAGCCCCGCCTGTGAAAAGAGTTGTTTTACTGCCGTCCTTAGGTCGCTATGTGGCATCACCAGCACCTCCGGCGAAAACACCATAATAACAACATCAAACCCACCCCGAATATGTGGCAATTCTAGTCGGATAATTTCGTAAATTCGGCGGCGAACACGATTGCGCTTAACGGCGGATTTGAGCACCTTTTTACTAATCACTACCGAAAACCGACCATGGCGACGGCGCGGATTGGCGATATATTTCATGGTGAGCTGCGATGAGCGAATTGCCCGCCCGCGCGCATAGACATAGCGCAGGCTACCATGACCATGAAATCGGTTGACGTGACGTAACATAGGTCCAGTATA harbors:
- the rnpA gene encoding ribonuclease P protein component → MLRHVNRFHGHGSLRYVYARGRAIRSSQLTMKYIANPRRRHGRFSVVISKKVLKSAVKRNRVRRRIYEIIRLELPHIRGGFDVVIMVFSPEVLVMPHSDLRTAVKQLFSQAGLYK